The Macaca mulatta isolate MMU2019108-1 chromosome X, T2T-MMU8v2.0, whole genome shotgun sequence DNA window GatcatatctataatatataaatactgcTATTTTAATTCTTACAAAAAGTCTTGATGACATGTGGTGGTCTGTTTCAATAAGCCGGCCTATAGAATGATTTCTTAAACTACCACCAGAAGCAGGCATCAACctgctgtctctctctttttgttactCTATAAAGGTATTACAGCAAGCTATCTTTTCATGATTTCATATAACCTAATTTGTCAATCTTATGCTTGTTCTCATTCAACCACCTTTTCTTCTGGAAGGCTGACAGATATCATTGCCTCCCTCCCCATcaaagttttgttttgaaaacaatTCAGACCGACAGAATGTTTCAAGGATAATAAAGTAAattgaaatatactttaaatttctTCATCTAGACTGTGTTCGCCAGTTAATATTTTGCCAAttgctttatctctctctctctctatatatataaatatataatatatatatttaactttgctGAACTATTTGAAAACCAACTATAGACGATGTAGACATCATCATAATACTCCAGCATTTTATCTCCTGACAACAAGGACACTCTCCTAAACAACAATACAATTATCacattcataaaatttaaaatttatataataccATTATATAACCTACAATCCTTATTCAAACACTACATGTAGTTGGTATGTCTTTTAATCTAGAACAGTTCTCTATCCATCTTTCTTTCATGACATTGATACTTTGCTGAGGATGCTGAACAACTGAGATTCTCATACATTGGTAGTAtgaaatggtacaaccactttggaaaactgtttagcAATTTCATATCAAATTAAATGTTTGCCTTTTCTATAAtgcagaaattccactcctaagtatttcccaagagaaatgaaaacatatattcacaAACAAGCTTTCACAAGAATGCTCACAGTAGTTATATTTATAATAGACAAAAATGGATACAACTCATATGTCCAATAACATCTTGAATAGATATaccaaatttttatatattcacacTATGCAGTACTAtacaacaataattttttttttttttttttttttgagatggagtctcggtctgtcgcccaggctggagtgcagtggccggatctcagctcactgcaagctccgcctcccgggttcacgccattctcctgcctcagcctcccgagtagctgggactacaggcgcccgccgcctcgcccggctagttttttgtattttttagtagagacggggtttcactgggttagccaggatggtctcgatctcctgacctcgtgatccgccggtctcggcctcccaaagtgctgggattacaggcttgagccaccgcgcccggcccttttccTATTATATTGGGTCCACCTTTTTAGATGATGGACTTCCAGGGCAAAGTAACTGATTATGTCAAATCTTCTCAGTATGTGACCTGTCCCCAACCAGAATCCATTGATTCTCAACACCATCcctggatgatgatgatgatgatgatgatgatgatgatgttgacaGCAATGATGGTGGTGGAGAGGACATTTTCTGTTTGATCTAACAGTCTTATGTCTGGGGGGCCCATGAATGGCCAGGTCTCCGAGAAGGTAGTTATCCTCCAAGAAAGAGGATAAATAATTTATACAAGGTCACATACCAATAAGGAGAAGAGCCCAAACTGGAACCCAGGTTTATCCGACACTACGGCCATATACTTAAATCACTTTTTTCCTTCCTAAACCCAAGGATTTGAATTTCATCTTTGTCTTATTGTTCAAACAATCCTTTAGGCTGTCAGAAATTTCGTAATGTTTCCTCAGATGACAGACCTAAAGAATAAGGCTCACAGTTGGATTACTTTCTGCATGATCAATGCCTTTAAAAGGCATCTTCACACCAATTCGCAGTTGACTGTCCTGACCCCCAAGTCGTGAGCTGGGCCTGCAGTGCAAGTGAGTTTTCAGATAGGAGGGGACACCCATTTTCTCCTGAGTTATAAGACCACATGTCTTTGCAAGTTCCCTTTACCTGGTGTCTCCTGTGCTTCAGGGCCTGGGCTGGCTCAGGCATCAGATGCTCTGCACCAGGAAGACACAGAGCTAAAGTCCTTGCAGAACCAACCAAAAGGCCAGGGCACATCGAGGCCTTTCTAGGAGTCTGCACAAGGTGGGTGGGAGAGGGATGGGTGAGGTTTTGTGTGCTGTCTAACTCTGTTTTTGCCCCAGTTGTCTTGTGGACTACTTCACTGGACTCTGAGAGAAGGGTCAGACCCTTCTGCTTCAACCCCAAGTTACCTGGTCAGACCTGTTCAGACATCTGCTTGCTCAAAGATTGTCCCAACCAATGTTTTCAACTGGAAAGTTATGgagctttttcttttcccctagaAAATGTTCCccagaagagaaagggagaaggagggaaaggcAAAGTGCTCTGACCTGAAATAGGACAGTCATCCTCCTCCACATATGTCTGTTCAGGATAGCCTGGCCGTTAGCCTTAGGAGAGCCTAGTACCTGCTGCAGACTAGAGTGGAAGGACAAAGTCAGAAGTCTTGCTCGGGCCAACCCTTTAACATCCTGTCTGAGCACCACTCTCTGAGGGCTGGGGGGAGGATTTATCCTCTCGTAAAACTGGTTCTGGTGAACCTGGAACtttatctcactccagttagaattcCAGTTCGACCAGCACCTATCAGGCTGCCATCACCTTGAAGAATGGTCTGGAGACATGAAGATTCCCTGAAAATGACATCATAtagtgaaaaaatagaaacagaagaaagCCAAGGGTGCAGGGTTGGCTcaattgtttttttgagatgattaCTAAAAggtaattttgaatttatttctgataCATTTTACTCATACTGGGAGGAGGCAATGCATGGCTAAACATGGTGTTCACTCAATAAAAAGGCATCTTATGTTACATTCCTCCCCCTAGTTTTTTATCTTGTCTTTCTTTGTTAACAGGAACCTTACAAATTTTATGTATAGATGTGtccatcttttcctttaaaaattcatACTTAAAACAGTAAATGCTTGTATAGGCCTTCTATTTCCTGAATGTCAGCAAGCATTCACCAAGATTTCCTGCCAATTATTTTGtagttaatatttgtaataaCGAAAAGCATATTGTATTACTAGTGGTTCTCATTCTTCAGTCCATATCATTATCACCTGCAGGAGTTTGCAAGCTATAATTTTACAGCCTACCTCCAGAAAATGTGGGTCAGTGGGCCTTATGTGGGGCCCAGACATCAGCATTTTCAAGACACTCCCCAGCAGATTCTGATGCAGGTGATTATTATGAAATACTTTGATAATAAAACATTTGGAGTACAATCTATTCTCTGCCCTGTTTCTTCTTGGAATTGCTTGTCATAactctagagaaataaaaatacttgtaGATTATTCAGCAAGTAATCTGATTTGGACAAACCTGCTAGCTCTTAGTAGCAatcaaaaaatcaattaaatattaaaacacaatGTGCCAGCTAAACACCTACAAGTATCCATATGTGGGATACCAAGAGGAAGAGGTAGTCTTTGCTTGTTCTACAGGGGAAATATAATCTCTAACATTTATATAATAGTATTCTACTTCAAGTACATTTATAAGGTTCTTACCgactttgaaagttttttttaaccACAGGTCAACAGGAGAAGAGATGGAATTAAGGGGACTGTTCCTTAAATCTGTTCCCTGCATCACTTTGTGTAATTTATATATGTTCCCCAACAGTCTTCTGAACTAGTAAAGCCTGCCCAGGAGCCTTCAGGAAGAGATCATCCCAAGAGGACAAATCCTCATTCCTTAGACTTAGAGCAAAAACTGTGATTACAACATGATGTCTTTGACTCAAACTTATACCCCAGTCCAAATCCCAAATGGAGTCATCACATCTGACTCCTGTGGAGAGGAAGGGTCTTGTGATTGAAAACAGAAGGGGTTGTTTTGCTAAGGGCTCCGAAGGACATTGTGGCCCAAGCAACCCTAGAGAAGTCCCACCTGTGTTAAGTATCACTATAAAGCAGAGAGAAGCTTTAGAAGACAGTGAGAGTTCAACCTACTGAGGACTCCAGGGAACTCGGTGGAGTTTTGGCCCTCAAGGACTGCAGTGCATCAGCAGGAGTGGGGCCAGCAGAGAGCACAGCATTCAGCAGAAGAGGCAGCAATGTTAGGCAGGCATGGCAGGACCCAAGGGAGGAGATAGGGTTCACTAGCAGAGGACTGATAGGGAAGCCCCCACCTCTGCCTACTGGACTTGTAGGTAGTACAAGTCGCGTCATGCCAGGCCCTCCCTTAAATATTGGTGCTTCTATAGTGGGTTGGGATTCCGTACGCACGGGTGGGAATGAGATCCCACTGAGCACAACTGTTACTGCCTCATTTCTTCCCCACTGCAGCCCCGTgaagcaaatattttccccatgaAAAGACTGAGTCTTAAACGTGTGTATCTGTAATAATTGCCAGTTTATTCCTCTGGCTAAGAGATCCAGAGGTAATTTGaggtttacatttcttttttattgttctttcatCAAGAGTTTAGGTGCCCCCATTGCCCTCATAAGCTGGTTGCAAATTATTTGACTCTTACTtgtaaaaaaaatccttaattctttttgtgtgtgagacaCGCGTTCATTAAAAAGCACATATAatataagcaaaaagaataaaaagaagaaaacaaataaaatttcacaCCACACAGAAATAAGCTTGGTTAAGTTTTTGATATATGTTATATggatgtatgtatacacacacgcacacacacaaagtttGGAATTTTATCCTATATATGTGAGCTGATATTAAATATGCTGCTTTGCCATAACCTGTTATGTTTCACTTTACAACATGGAATGAACACATTCCCATGCAAATGTATGAAAGTTTCCAATTGAAAAATAGACCTGGAAAATGGgtcaaaatccaaaatccaatgaggtgctggtaccaaggaaactatctaaaacaaaatttcatcagattattaaaagtaaaatggagGTCAAAGATACATCAGAAAATGCTAACAGAAAGAAAGCTGGGGCCAGATTTTAATATTAGGCAAAAATGAATTCAAGGCCTAAAGCACACAGGATAAGGACGGCTGCGTGAATGTCTTTGCTTCCAATGCATCATCACAAACTTGTTTCTTACTCTTCTTATCTCTTCCCTAAGCCTTTCAAGCTCACCTACTCCTCTTATCATTTCTTCAGGGTTCAAATGCCTAACGGGTGTGTCCTCTTTAAATCCCTGGCCAGGTTGATTCGGCTCTCCTCTGGGGtttccttctgcctcctggcttaTACCTTCTTCGGAAGGTTGAGGATTTCCTTCTGCCTCCTGTGGTACATCCTCCAAAGGGCGATCTTCCTCGGCCTTTGGCATGTTCTGTGGTTTTCCCTCATTTTCTTCACAAGACTTTTGCATATtgagtatttttaatttcctttttgaataaattaatcctagaaaacaaggaaacaaaactacTAGATTCCAGGCAAACAGACCAGCAACCAGAGTATGGGGTCCCATAGCGACTGGCCTTTTCTGACTCAGTACCCTAATTGTCAAAAGTTTTCCAACTAGAGAAAGCTGGATCCTCAGGCTCAGAACTCCCCTGACTCCACCTCCCTTCCCGCCCCCTTTAGTTCCAGCTCCAtctttctcctcctgctcctgcccacCATCTTCCCAGCAGGCCCTGCTACAAGCTTCTCCTAATACTGAAATGGGAGCAGTACGGAAGCAATTAACCCTTCTCCCGCCTCTGGTTTCCAACACTCCCGCCCTTCAGACTTTCCCAAGCCCTCTCAACCTCCAGCCTCTCACCTGAGAGGGTTGGTCCAGTCTCTGGTCTCCCCTCCCAGTTCAGCGTCTCTTAAACCTCCCCCTCCCCCGCCTCATTTCCGCTGCAGGCTCGGCACCGGCCTCTGGCGCTTAATCCGGATGGGGAGAGGCTGCTGCGACCCCGGGATGTGCTTTGGTGTCACTCACACTTCCACCCCCACCCAAAGAGACCCGAAGCAATTGCACCTTTACAAAAACTGACCTGCAGGGATTCAGGGgattttcctctctcttccctcacctCGATTTGTGTCGCGCccaaaaaaccaaatatcctgcAGACAGATGGGAGTGTTTGGTGAGCAGGCTAGTACCTGGATCACGGGTCCCTTTCATGATTCTAGGCCTTGTTGGTGTAAAGTTTCCCACGTCCTCATCCTCGCCCTCCTTTTATGGCAACCCCGCCCTCATCCGTGCCCACCGTTTTTCTGCAAGCAGGGAGTAGGAAAAGCAAGTTTCTTCCAAACAGTTTCTATGTCTCTCTCTCAGGACCCTTAATTGACTacccttctctctctccacccGCCATCCCCCACCAAACAGCCCCAAATTTCCTGCACAAAATGGGAGTTTGGCGGAACAGCAGTGAGGAAAGCAGTGCCGGCCCCGCTTGCTTTCTGCTCTCAGCCTCCTCGACCCCAGGGTCTCCAGGTCAGCGCCCACCTTTATACTAACCTGAAAGGATCTTGGGCACTTTTCTCCTTCTCCAGCAATAGGGAGCTGCTACAGGGAAACAGGCCCTGGACTATAAGGACTTCTGCACACGTCGACTCCTGGTCACGTGAGAGTCGCGTCATCACTGAGCTCGAGTCCCCAGTTACCCCTCCCATTAACACTGCAGCCCGCCCTCTGCGTTCCCTCCACTTGATACTGTCAATCTTTTTTCGTATTTGCCAATCAGAGACAATAAACTGTTATCTTCTCCCTGGAGTATTTATTCGCCTTTCTCAGATTACCAGGAGGATCAGCCTTTTAGGGGTAATCGATCATTTCTCCTTCTTTGGGGAATCATCTCTTTCTCCGGCTCCCAATAATCTCACCTCCCCTCCTCCAAGACCCCTACAGTCCACCATTTCCCCTGGAATCCTATCCAGCATTGAAATGGGCAAAGGTGGTAGATCGGGAAGCGGGGCTGGAAAAGAATCTAAGGTTGAAAGTGGAGGATTTGACTAGTCCTTTTGAATAGTTTTCTGTTGTGTTCTATGTTTTCAGCGATCAGCgtacttttaaaaatggtatcAGAAAACGGATGCCTCATAAGCAATATGTAACACTTAATATGGAGGATAAATTAGTTATATCAATGTGTAAGACTTTGGAAAAGTTTTCTAATGGCTGGAAATGAAATGACAGTATTCACAACATATTGATgtgttagaatttttaaaaatcttaccaaACGGCACTTAAAAAATTGACTCCCAAATTAATGTGTGGAAGGAGGCCCAGTTTTCTCTTGTTGGCAATTTTGTATAGGTAATCTACTACTCTTTCTATTTCTGGCAGAACTCAAGTTATCAAGTGTTCGATGTCTGATCTTTTTCATTGATGGTGGCATCCACTAAGGTTTCACTTGGAGACTTCAGGCAGACTTCCTCCCCATTTCCCCTGTAGGATTCAGTATCTTGTTAATCAGATAAGTCCACAGAAAAGCTTGCTTTCCACTGAGTAAACTTCTTTTGGaactcaaagaaaaatgtttcttggAAAACATTTTGTTGTTGGGAAATAACTCATATATTCATGAAACGCTCAGAAAAGAAAGAGTTCCCTGTATCTCACCATCAGGCATGAGGCTTCTTTGCGTggcattttcattcattcatggcACTCTGGAGATAGTCTGGTATCATCCACTGTGTCCCATTAAAAGAACTATTGACATGCATAATTGTTATGATtagaaagcaaagagaacaacATTGCTGTAAAAACTAATATTAAACAGGAAACTGATATCCCTGAAACTCAGAATCCACTGGTACTTGGAAGGATGGTGGTGCCTGGAGTGGCATTCTGGCCAATGGAGCCAGCTGGAGAGTCAGAAGAAGGCAGAGGGGGTCTTTTGTCTAGGGTGGTCACAGCAGGATACCTCAGTCAACAATAACACCCaccagagaggagaaaggaatggttggaaaaaataaatattttttggacTTAATGATTCATAGTTGAAGCATGACAAATTTCTTCCACATTTGAGGGATAAATGTTCTATTGTTTGAGAGAGagctttttaatataaatataactagCAAATTATAAAGATTTAATCATTACCTATCACCAAATGTTTCCACTCTTTTAAATGTAACCAATTCAGTGAGGAACAACTctgatcttttaaaagaaaaattattagcaGCAAAAtggactttgtgtgtgtgtacacttcTATGAAGTTTAACCAATGTATGGATTTGTTTAACCACCACTGCAATCAGATCACAGTTCAATCACCCGCAGAAACTCCTGCATGCTGTCTCTCGTAGTCCTATTTTACTGCCTTCCCTaaactctggcaaccactaatatATTCCCCATTACTATACTTTTGTCTTATTCAGAATATTATgtaaatgatttcattttcaaatttctgtGCACTGGCTTCTTTTgggattggcttctttcactcagcataatgccctGGACATTCATTtaagttgttgcatgtatcaatagtttattcttctctttctgctgagtagtattctgttatTTAGCTATTCCAcagtttgcttattcattcacctgctgaaggacaTTTGAGTTGTACCCAGCTCTAAGCAATTATGAAAAGAACTGCTATAAATATCCATGTACAGATTTAGGCCCTTATTGCTTCACTTCTGGACTTCCTGCCTCCAGTGCCTCCCTCTCTCGCTTTAATCCACCTTACACATTACCTTGTCCCTGCTTTCAATGGTCATTCTTCTGCTCAGTGACCCTGGATGGTAACCCCACCACTCACCACATAAATCCTACACTCCTTATCTTGACATTCAGCCTCCATCAGAATTGAGCCTCAGGACATGTTTCTAGCCTCATCATCTCCTTCTCTGCCCCATCCAAAATAAACCCTTACTTCAGTGTCTACAGAAACAGTgagatcaaatttaaaaatttaaaaataatagtattaaaCCCTTAGTCACTGTGCCCAAGCATGCCTTATACTTTTCTCTTTGTCATTGTTtgccattttcttcttcctgattgccctcctcttcctcctagaTCCTGGTCCTGCTCGTTCTTAGAGGCCAAGACCTGATCATCCAGCCTCTGAAGCTGGAAGTGATCTCTCCCTCCTCTGTCATTGCTGCACATGAGATCTGCACCTTTCGTGTAACCCTTAACAAAGGTTACCTTGTACctttccatgtgtgtgtgtgtgtgtgtgtgtgtgtgtgtgtgtgtgttgagagtgGAGGGTATCTAACCAGAAAGATGGTCAGCTGTGAGTTGAGGGTAGGGGGCAAGCATCAGGCTCCAGCTATTATGCTTCTTTGGTGGTTCTAGTACTGTTAAATAGTGGGTCTCTCAGGCATCTCAGGGTCTCAGAAAGAGCTATTTGCCATTTGGCTCACAGACAAACTTCATTTTGCCTGCACAAAATTGAAGCAGAAGTTTTATTGTACTCTCCTTTACTTATTCTGCTTTACACATAGCCACAGCAATACTAATACTATGTTTATGGAGCTATTGGCAAAGGTTATTGACCTTGTCTTCCTAAATACTCACAGTAGAGATTAGTTAGCTCACTGGTACACACCTGACAAAGAGTCAGGTGATACAGGCCTTCACCTTCATCCTTGTTCCTGCGCAATTTCAGTGTGTCAATATAACACTCAGCTGCCTTTGAAATTAAGTCAgtcagagtagattttaaatataagtaaatttttgaaaatagcGTTCTACTGAAGTAAAaactgtatctttttaaaaaggaaagaaaaaggtgtacacattaattttaacaataagGGTATGAGTTCTGGAGAGTAGAAACCCTGGGCCTCTGAGCCAATCAATGTCCTGTTTTTGTGCACCAAGAGAGCACTAGAAATAGTTCCAAAGTCCAAAGTCCTCCAGGTTATGTGAGAGGAGGAGAAAGCAGTCAGCATTTTACCATTCGAGTATCCAGAAAGCTCTTATATAAGACCATAGTA harbors:
- the TCEAL8 gene encoding transcription elongation factor A protein-like 8 isoform X2; the protein is MQKSCEENEGKPQNMPKAEEDRPLEDVPQEAEGNPQPSEEGISQEAEGNPRGEPNQPGQGFKEDTPVRHLNPEEMIRGVGELERLREEIRRVRNKFVMMHWKQRHSRSRPYPVCFRP
- the TCEAL8 gene encoding transcription elongation factor A protein-like 8 isoform X1, which encodes MKGTRDPGLIYSKRKLKILNMQKSCEENEGKPQNMPKAEEDRPLEDVPQEAEGNPQPSEEGISQEAEGNPRGEPNQPGQGFKEDTPVRHLNPEEMIRGVGELERLREEIRRVRNKFVMMHWKQRHSRSRPYPVCFRP